In Eremothecium gossypii ATCC 10895 chromosome III, complete sequence, the genomic window CTGCCCGCCATTCAATTTGAACAAGGCCAATTGCAACGTAATGAAAGGTTGGTATTGCTATCGTTAAACCAACTATATTATCCTGCTTTTACAGCTATATGTGCTTTGTATTTCGAAAACTGCTTTGTGTGTACCTATTTCCCAAAAAAGACAAACGACTGCCGTTTTCGGAAAGCTGGTATTTAGACTTCGTGACGAATGAAAACAGATGGCTACGGCTATACAACGCTCGAGCTAGTAGCGGCTGTGCCTCGAACGATGCATTAACAAAACTGTCCGCTGGCAAACAAGCCCCCTTTGCTCGGGCCCGCGGCATTGTGAAAGCAAGTGAGCTGTAGTTTCGGACATAAAAACTCACAATTAGCAGAGCAGAAACTCGCGATAGACAGGGTTACCGGTTTCTTCTTGGTAGGCGTAGCCGAGCCCGCTCAGGAACGCATCGAAGGCCGAGTATTCGTCAGAAGGGACTGCGATGCCTACAAGTACGCGGCCCACGTCCGCGCCGTGGTTGCGGTAATGGAACAGCGTGATGTTCCAGGAGGAGTCGAGACCAGCGAGGAAGTTGGTCAGCGCGCCAGGCCGCTCGGGGAACTCGAAGGCAAAGAGCCGCTCGTTCGGGACACGGGCGGCACCGCCGACGAGGTAGCGCGCGTGGGACTTGGCGAGCTCGTTCGCGGAAATATCGCGGGCATCGAAGCCGAGCGCGCGAAGACGAGTGAGAACGTCGGGCACCTCGGCGGCAGGGTCGGCCACGCTAAAAGAGGTGTAGATACAGGCCCGGGCGGTGCCGTCTTGGTTGCGGCGAGCATGCTCATTGTAGCGGTAGGAGAACTCTGTTACGGCGCGGGGGTGGATGATCTGGTTCATGCGCTTAAAGGAGCCAGGCACGTCCGGGATAGTGACGGCCAGGAACACCTCCTTGCCTTCGCCTAGCACCGCGCGCTCGCTGACGAAGCGTAAGCGGTCGAAATTCATGTTCGCGCCCGATAGCACGGGGACATAGGTGTGGCGACTGTTCTCGGCGTCTTGATGGCTGGCTATGTACTTCTTTAGACCTGCAACCCCCAGCGCGCCGGAAGGCTCAACAATCGCTCTTGTGTCCTCGAATATATCCTTGATTGCGGCGCAAAGCTCGTCCGTGTTGACCAGCACCACCTCATCGACAACATCGCGTGCTACACGGAACGTTTCCTCGCCCATCATTCGCACGGACGTGCCATCTGCGAAACAGCCGACCGCAGGCAGCATTGTGCGGCGTCCCTGCTTCAGAGCGGTGTGCAGAGTGGGGGCGTCATGCGTCTCGACACCTATGATTTTGATATGTGGCGC contains:
- the ILV1 gene encoding threonine ammonia-lyase ILV1 (Syntenic homolog of Saccharomyces cerevisiae YER086W (ILV1)) gives rise to the protein MVFNACGRRSGNLVSSALRTGRRYSGTLHKLYTQLKPQELLPDNTPDYVRMILRSSVYDVIEESPMSEAKLLSAKLDTNVCLKREDLLPVFSFKLRGAYNMISNLDEYQKSAGVIACSAGNHAQGVAFSARELGIRAMIVMPTSTPSIKYNSVAAMGAEVVLYGKDFDEAKAECARLAQLHKLTDIPPFDHPYVIAGQGTIATEILRQVHNASQIGAVFCGVGGGGLIAGIGSYLKRIAPHIKIIGVETHDAPTLHTALKQGRRTMLPAVGCFADGTSVRMMGEETFRVARDVVDEVVLVNTDELCAAIKDIFEDTRAIVEPSGALGVAGLKKYIASHQDAENSRHTYVPVLSGANMNFDRLRFVSERAVLGEGKEVFLAVTIPDVPGSFKRMNQIIHPRAVTEFSYRYNEHARRNQDGTARACIYTSFSVADPAAEVPDVLTRLRALGFDARDISANELAKSHARYLVGGAARVPNERLFAFEFPERPGALTNFLAGLDSSWNITLFHYRNHGADVGRVLVGIAVPSDEYSAFDAFLSGLGYAYQEETGNPVYREFLLC